The following proteins come from a genomic window of Paenibacillus antri:
- a CDS encoding LysR family transcriptional regulator — MELLQLQYFRTVAKWEHMTKAAQDLRIAQPALSKTISRLEKDLGVPLFDREGRKIRLNAFGRAFLNKVEAALTLLEEGQREVADLAGAEHGSIHLATPTLDRLSEPLNAFVALHPNVHFRITQASMGEMARLIESGEVDLCFTPLPMDRPDFSSTSVLYEDVYLAVPPGHRLSGRPSVRLDEAANEPFIGYKEGFHFQIMNEDFLRAAGIAPNFICRVDDAASIAKLVSSGLGVALVGNCGGPNAAFQLLPIEYPVCRRHFKIAWHNKRYLSKAARNFIDYVGRYFS; from the coding sequence ATGGAGTTGCTGCAGCTGCAATATTTCCGCACGGTTGCCAAATGGGAGCATATGACGAAAGCGGCGCAGGATTTGCGCATCGCGCAGCCTGCGCTGAGCAAGACGATTTCCCGGCTGGAGAAGGATTTGGGTGTGCCGCTTTTCGATCGAGAAGGTCGGAAAATTCGACTCAACGCGTTCGGCAGGGCGTTCTTGAATAAAGTGGAGGCGGCGCTTACCCTTCTGGAGGAGGGGCAACGAGAAGTCGCCGACCTCGCGGGCGCGGAGCACGGAAGCATACATCTGGCGACGCCGACCCTGGATCGGTTGTCGGAACCGTTGAACGCGTTCGTCGCGCTGCACCCGAATGTTCATTTTCGCATTACGCAAGCTTCTATGGGGGAGATGGCGCGGCTCATTGAATCCGGAGAAGTGGATCTTTGTTTTACCCCTTTGCCCATGGACAGGCCGGATTTCAGCTCGACATCCGTCCTATACGAGGATGTTTATTTGGCCGTTCCTCCCGGGCACCGGTTGTCCGGGCGTCCGAGCGTCCGCTTGGACGAAGCGGCTAACGAACCGTTTATCGGCTACAAAGAAGGGTTCCATTTTCAAATCATGAACGAAGATTTTCTGCGTGCCGCGGGAATCGCGCCGAACTTTATCTGCAGAGTGGACGACGCGGCCTCCATCGCCAAGCTCGTCTCCTCGGGATTGGGCGTTGCGCTTGTCGGCAATTGCGGCGGGCCTAACGCTGCGTTCCAGCTGCTTCCCATCGAATACCCGGTTTGCAGACGGCATTTTAAAATCGCATGGCATAACAAACGTTATCTTTCCAAGGCCGCTCGCAATTTTATCGATTATGTCGGTCGGTATTTTAGTTGA
- a CDS encoding MFS transporter produces the protein MVNDVERGARQKTSNLLLRILAFTLMVSVMSATMFTIVLPEIRAEYQLTFAQASWVTTAYLLLYAIGTVIYGKLADSFKLKNLLTFGLIFFSLGSMIGLMAQAFWMVLLSRVLQAAGAAVIPAAAGMIPVRYFPPEHRGKALGASMTGLAVGAAIGPLIAALVLSFFHWRWLFCIPLLTLIAIPYYRKNLDDEDRKAGPIDWLGGGLLAGTAALLLLAITNQMWLPGVGGILLFILLVLRIRLSSNPFIRLELFRNKSYSLVLGIALLTSGIGYSLAFLSPLLLTQVQRLGPHAVGFAIVPAAVATAVLSRKAGKLADEKGNPYVFYIASFLLQTCFLLLSFFAGASSVYIALFLILGNVGQSFLMIVLSNTLSQALPQEQTGIGMGLLSMLNFISGAVAASVYSAILDRGAVSSWNGVVTNSAAFAYSNLYLILALIHVIILSFYYVQFGKNNVGRKRYRH, from the coding sequence ATGGTGAACGACGTGGAGCGCGGCGCCCGACAGAAAACAAGCAACCTCTTACTCCGAATCCTCGCATTCACGCTGATGGTCTCCGTGATGAGTGCGACAATGTTTACGATCGTACTGCCGGAAATTCGAGCTGAATATCAGCTGACTTTCGCTCAGGCGAGCTGGGTGACGACAGCCTACCTGCTCCTTTATGCCATTGGTACGGTCATTTACGGGAAGCTTGCCGACAGCTTCAAACTTAAAAATTTGCTGACATTCGGCTTGATCTTTTTTTCCTTGGGTTCCATGATCGGTCTGATGGCGCAAGCCTTTTGGATGGTTTTGCTGTCCAGAGTTTTGCAAGCGGCGGGAGCCGCGGTGATTCCGGCGGCGGCCGGCATGATTCCGGTTCGGTATTTCCCTCCGGAGCATAGAGGGAAGGCGCTGGGGGCGTCGATGACGGGCCTTGCCGTCGGCGCCGCAATCGGCCCGTTGATCGCCGCTTTGGTATTAAGTTTCTTCCATTGGAGATGGCTGTTTTGTATCCCGCTCCTGACGTTAATCGCAATCCCCTATTATCGCAAAAATCTAGACGACGAAGACAGAAAGGCCGGCCCGATCGATTGGTTAGGGGGCGGACTGCTCGCCGGAACGGCCGCGCTGCTCCTTCTGGCCATCACGAATCAGATGTGGCTTCCGGGTGTTGGGGGTATCCTCCTATTCATCTTGTTGGTCCTTCGCATCCGTTTATCGTCAAACCCGTTTATCCGCCTAGAGCTATTTCGGAACAAAAGCTATTCGCTCGTGCTCGGGATCGCACTTCTGACTTCAGGCATCGGATACTCGCTCGCGTTTCTGAGCCCGCTGCTGCTAACCCAGGTCCAGCGCTTAGGCCCGCATGCGGTCGGCTTCGCGATCGTCCCTGCCGCCGTCGCGACTGCCGTGCTGAGCCGAAAGGCGGGGAAGCTGGCGGATGAAAAAGGGAATCCATACGTCTTTTACATCGCCTCCTTCCTGCTGCAGACTTGCTTCCTTTTGTTGTCGTTTTTCGCGGGCGCATCCTCGGTCTACATCGCTTTGTTCCTGATCCTCGGCAATGTGGGCCAATCCTTCCTGATGATCGTCCTGTCCAATACGCTCTCCCAGGCGTTGCCGCAAGAGCAGACAGGGATCGGGATGGGCTTGCTGTCGATGCTGAACTTCATCTCCGGAGCGGTAGCTGCAAGCGTATATAGCGCAATCCTTGACCGAGGCGCAGTATCAAGCTGGAACGGAGTCGTTACGAACTCGGCCGCGTTCGCTTATAGCAATCTGTATCTGATCCTAGCCCTTATCCACGTAATCATTCTATCGTTCTATTATGTTCAATTCGGCAAGAACAACGTCGGAAGGAAACGGTACCGACACTAA
- a CDS encoding ABC transporter permease → MDVITKVKLHSGNIVQEVLKNKVLFLMLSPVILYFIIFHYLVMPGAYVAFVDYNISKGIFGSDFIGLKNFEFLIKNGDLWNITKNTFLYNFVFLALGNVIQIVFAIMLSEIAAKWFKKITQSVLLLPHFISMVIVGVFAYNLFNYNTGFINTMLTSLGLERYEFYSDPGIWVYIIVAFKIWSATGYGMIVYLATITGINHDLYEAAYMDGASRWQRIRYMTLPMLKPTFILLLLFGLGGILKGSFDLFYNLIGTNSVLYPHTDIIDTYVFRSLVGQFNFSMGAAVGFYQSLFGLLLVLTVNLIVRKIEPDSALF, encoded by the coding sequence GTGGATGTCATAACAAAGGTTAAGCTTCATAGTGGAAATATTGTGCAGGAAGTGTTGAAAAATAAGGTTTTGTTTCTGATGCTTTCGCCCGTGATTTTGTACTTTATTATCTTTCATTACCTCGTCATGCCGGGCGCGTACGTCGCGTTCGTCGACTACAACATCAGCAAAGGCATTTTCGGAAGCGATTTTATAGGTTTGAAAAATTTCGAGTTTCTGATTAAAAACGGCGATCTCTGGAACATTACGAAAAATACGTTCCTTTATAATTTTGTATTTCTCGCGCTGGGGAACGTCATTCAAATCGTGTTCGCCATCATGCTTTCCGAAATCGCCGCCAAATGGTTCAAAAAGATTACCCAATCCGTTCTCTTGCTTCCGCATTTCATCTCCATGGTTATCGTCGGCGTGTTCGCCTACAATTTGTTCAATTACAATACCGGCTTCATTAATACGATGCTTACCTCATTAGGCCTGGAGCGCTACGAATTTTACTCCGATCCCGGGATTTGGGTGTACATCATCGTGGCTTTCAAAATATGGAGCGCAACCGGATACGGCATGATCGTCTATCTGGCGACGATTACAGGCATTAATCACGACCTCTATGAAGCGGCTTATATGGATGGGGCGAGCCGTTGGCAAAGAATTCGCTACATGACGCTGCCGATGCTGAAGCCGACCTTTATCTTGCTGCTGCTGTTCGGGCTTGGCGGAATTCTCAAGGGCTCGTTCGATCTGTTCTATAATCTGATCGGCACGAACTCGGTGCTTTATCCGCATACGGACATCATCGATACGTACGTCTTCCGCAGTCTGGTGGGGCAATTCAATTTCTCCATGGGTGCGGCAGTAGGTTTCTATCAATCTTTGTTCGGTCTTCTTCTCGTGTTAACGGTCAATCTGATCGTGCGGAAGATCGAACCGGACAGCGCCTTATTTTAA
- a CDS encoding class I SAM-dependent methyltransferase — protein sequence MSFSNYGKLCTEVYDLTKKIGQSLNGDVEYYREKLKPCKGRILEAMVGSGRVIIPLLESGLTVDGVDYSPQMLASCRKRCEERGLTPVLYEANLQELSLPHKYEAIIIPGGSFLLIERREESLQVLHRLYEHLEPGGQLILDLFLPDNNYNSSEFGRWGGSATHHLPNGDIITMESKTVEADLFFSQYRVSLLKYEKWRNGVLIQTELQRFALRWYGVEEFKYILESIGFSDIVVSADFEDGKKPTSGNQTFVYRATKV from the coding sequence ATGTCCTTTAGTAATTACGGTAAACTTTGCACTGAGGTCTATGACCTAACCAAGAAAATCGGTCAATCCCTCAACGGGGACGTTGAATATTATCGCGAAAAGCTGAAACCTTGTAAGGGACGCATTCTGGAGGCCATGGTTGGCTCCGGACGCGTCATCATTCCTCTTCTTGAATCGGGATTGACCGTGGACGGAGTGGATTACTCCCCGCAAATGTTGGCATCCTGCCGAAAACGATGCGAGGAACGCGGCTTAACCCCCGTCTTGTATGAGGCAAACTTGCAGGAACTTTCTTTGCCTCATAAGTACGAAGCAATTATCATTCCCGGCGGGTCTTTTTTGTTGATCGAACGACGAGAAGAGTCGCTGCAGGTTCTCCATCGGCTTTATGAACATTTGGAACCAGGCGGACAATTGATTCTTGACCTGTTTTTGCCGGACAATAACTACAACAGTTCCGAATTCGGACGATGGGGCGGATCGGCAACCCATCATTTGCCTAACGGCGACATCATTACGATGGAAAGCAAGACAGTGGAAGCCGACTTATTCTTTAGTCAATATCGCGTCAGTCTCTTAAAATACGAAAAGTGGCGCAACGGGGTATTGATCCAAACGGAATTGCAGCGCTTTGCATTGCGTTGGTACGGAGTCGAGGAATTTAAGTACATCCTGGAAAGCATAGGTTTTTCCGACATTGTCGTTAGCGCGGACTTCGAGGATGGCAAGAAACCGACTAGCGGCAATCAGACATTCGTTTACCGCGCTACAAAAGTATAA
- a CDS encoding sulfatase family protein: MSSTSRRPNILFIMSDDHASHAIGAYGSRINETPNLDRLAREGMRFDNCFCTNSICAPSRATILTGTYNHINGVKTLGDDLDGRQVTFPKLLQAAGYQTAMIGKWHLGHGGIYDPTGFDYWSVLPDQGDYRDPDFIEMGTKKKFNGYVTDIITDKSLGWIERRDPERPFMLMCHHKAPHRHWEPDEKHKHLYEDIDIPEPETFNDDYATRSQAAVQAKMRIDDLNDLDTKGPPPEGLSPEEVRKWKYQRYIKDYLRCIASIDDNVGRMLDFLDESGLAENTIVIYTSDQGFFLGDHGWFDKRFMYEESLRMPFLIRYPKEIAPGGVSEAMILNVDFAPTFLEYAGLPMHERMQGVSIRPLLNGVTPEGWRTSMYYRYWMHLDGIHEVYSHYGIRTHRYKLIYYYAQALGTTHSRDEDRPPEWECFDLERDPFELNNVYGDPDYSDTIEDLKQQLERLMEDVQDEYIH; this comes from the coding sequence ATGTCCTCTACTTCAAGACGTCCCAACATCCTGTTTATTATGTCGGACGATCATGCCTCGCATGCGATCGGCGCGTACGGCAGCCGCATCAACGAGACGCCGAATTTGGACCGATTGGCGCGCGAGGGGATGCGCTTCGACAACTGCTTCTGCACGAATTCGATCTGCGCTCCCAGCCGGGCGACGATCCTAACGGGGACGTACAACCACATTAACGGCGTCAAGACGTTGGGCGACGACTTGGACGGTCGACAGGTCACGTTCCCGAAGCTCCTCCAAGCGGCCGGCTATCAGACGGCGATGATCGGCAAGTGGCATCTGGGGCATGGCGGCATCTACGATCCGACGGGCTTCGATTACTGGAGCGTCCTCCCCGATCAAGGCGATTATCGCGATCCGGATTTTATCGAGATGGGAACGAAGAAGAAATTCAACGGCTATGTGACGGACATCATTACCGACAAATCTCTTGGTTGGATCGAACGCCGCGACCCGGAGCGCCCGTTCATGTTGATGTGCCATCACAAGGCGCCGCATCGCCATTGGGAGCCGGACGAGAAGCACAAGCATCTCTACGAGGATATCGACATCCCGGAGCCGGAGACGTTTAACGACGACTACGCCACCCGCTCGCAAGCGGCCGTGCAAGCGAAGATGCGCATCGACGACCTTAACGACCTCGACACCAAAGGACCGCCGCCGGAAGGGTTGTCCCCCGAGGAGGTTCGGAAGTGGAAATATCAACGGTATATCAAAGATTATTTGCGCTGCATCGCTTCCATCGACGATAACGTGGGACGAATGCTGGATTTCCTCGACGAGAGCGGACTGGCGGAAAACACGATCGTCATCTACACGTCCGACCAGGGTTTCTTCCTGGGCGATCACGGTTGGTTCGACAAGCGGTTTATGTACGAGGAGTCTCTTCGCATGCCGTTCTTGATCCGTTACCCGAAGGAGATCGCGCCAGGGGGCGTGAGCGAAGCGATGATCTTGAACGTAGACTTCGCTCCTACGTTCTTGGAATATGCCGGATTGCCGATGCACGAACGCATGCAAGGCGTCAGCATTCGGCCCTTGCTGAACGGCGTAACGCCGGAAGGCTGGCGGACCTCGATGTATTACCGCTATTGGATGCATCTGGACGGCATCCATGAGGTGTATTCCCATTACGGCATCCGTACGCATCGATATAAGCTCATTTATTATTACGCCCAAGCGTTGGGGACGACGCATTCGAGAGACGAAGACCGTCCGCCCGAATGGGAATGCTTCGATCTGGAGCGGGATCCATTCGAGTTGAACAATGTGTACGGCGACCCGGATTACTCGGATACGATCGAAGATTTAAAGCAGCAGCTTGAAAGGTTAATGGAAGACGTTCAGGACGAGTACATCCATTAG
- a CDS encoding NADP-dependent oxidoreductase, with product MRAAVFTSFGGPEVMQVMEVPDPHAGPGQIRVRVKAAGVQHYDCAIRGGWTPSYGVTVNFPQIPGNEFAGVIDEVGAGVTGFSIGSEVLGFAILNCYAEYVVVGADQIVEKPKTMTWEEAGGLTGNGQGASIALTAIGVKPGDTVFINGAAGSLGSIAVQLAKASGAKKVIGTASETNHDFIRSLGAIPVTYEQGLADRLRKIAPEGIDCAFDTAGGEGLHAAVELIADKKRICTFFAYDLIEELGLRVVRGERSAARLAELVDLHTQGKLRLHIRQIFPLDRAGDAHRAIESRHGRGKIVLKID from the coding sequence ATGAGAGCAGCCGTATTTACATCTTTCGGAGGACCGGAAGTGATGCAGGTAATGGAGGTTCCGGATCCGCACGCCGGCCCGGGCCAGATTCGGGTACGCGTTAAGGCGGCCGGCGTACAGCATTATGATTGCGCGATCCGCGGAGGCTGGACGCCTTCTTATGGCGTAACGGTGAACTTCCCGCAGATTCCAGGGAATGAGTTTGCAGGCGTGATCGACGAAGTGGGGGCCGGGGTAACCGGTTTTTCGATCGGCAGCGAAGTGCTTGGATTTGCAATCTTGAACTGTTATGCCGAATACGTCGTCGTCGGAGCCGATCAGATCGTGGAGAAGCCCAAGACAATGACCTGGGAGGAGGCCGGCGGGCTGACCGGCAACGGTCAGGGGGCTTCCATCGCTTTGACGGCGATCGGCGTGAAGCCGGGCGATACCGTATTCATCAACGGCGCGGCCGGCTCGCTTGGATCAATCGCCGTTCAGCTTGCGAAAGCGTCGGGCGCGAAGAAGGTGATCGGTACGGCGAGCGAAACCAATCACGACTTTATCCGTTCACTAGGCGCGATACCGGTAACGTACGAGCAAGGATTGGCGGATCGGCTCCGGAAGATTGCGCCGGAGGGAATCGATTGCGCATTCGATACCGCCGGAGGCGAGGGTCTGCACGCGGCAGTTGAACTCATAGCGGACAAGAAGCGAATTTGTACCTTCTTTGCCTATGACCTTATCGAGGAGCTTGGACTTCGCGTCGTCCGCGGCGAACGCTCGGCAGCGCGTCTGGCCGAGCTTGTGGACCTCCACACGCAAGGCAAGCTGCGGCTCCATATCAGGCAGATCTTCCCGCTGGACCGGGCCGGTGATGCGCACCGCGCGATCGAAAGCAGACACGGCCGCGGAAAAATCGTGCTGAAGATCGACTAG
- a CDS encoding LacI family DNA-binding transcriptional regulator, with the protein MVSIKDIAKQAGVSISTVSYALNGSPKVTYETTSRILAIAKALNYVPNAAARSLKTRETKIIGVFLTDFSGAFYGDLLQGTRETLTQKGYDLIVCSGKQSHRMLPERMIDGAIILDQTFGSDEMISYADRGHKLVVLDRELSHPNINQVLLDNKAGAMLATEYLIEQGHRTLYAVTGPSGSYDSKQRLQAVMQVVERTSGVTLTVIEGDFNKSAGERAAASIMADTNGGTVSSAVFCFNDEMAIGMFNYLAGNHPEVRIGEQIHIVGFDNIELASYTQPRLTTIDYSKRKWGAFAAEQLIKLINGDTVDHERIYVTLLKGNSVGAGK; encoded by the coding sequence TTGGTTAGTATTAAGGATATCGCTAAACAAGCGGGGGTATCGATCTCGACGGTATCTTACGCTCTTAACGGCAGCCCCAAGGTAACCTATGAGACGACGTCGAGAATTCTTGCCATCGCCAAGGCATTGAATTATGTACCGAACGCGGCGGCAAGATCGCTTAAGACGAGAGAGACGAAAATTATCGGCGTCTTCCTAACCGACTTCAGCGGCGCGTTCTACGGCGATCTCCTGCAAGGAACGAGGGAGACGTTGACGCAAAAAGGCTATGACCTTATCGTATGCAGCGGGAAGCAGTCGCATCGGATGCTGCCGGAGCGCATGATCGACGGCGCCATTATTTTGGACCAGACGTTCGGCAGCGACGAGATGATCAGCTATGCCGATCGCGGGCATAAGCTCGTTGTGCTGGACCGAGAGCTTTCGCATCCGAACATCAACCAGGTATTGCTCGACAATAAGGCGGGAGCGATGCTGGCGACGGAATATTTGATCGAGCAAGGACACCGAACGCTTTACGCCGTAACGGGGCCAAGCGGCTCGTACGATTCGAAGCAACGGCTGCAGGCCGTCATGCAAGTGGTCGAGCGGACATCCGGCGTAACGCTTACCGTCATCGAAGGCGACTTCAACAAATCGGCGGGAGAGAGGGCGGCCGCGAGCATTATGGCGGACACGAACGGCGGCACGGTCTCTTCGGCCGTGTTTTGCTTCAACGACGAGATGGCGATCGGCATGTTCAATTATTTGGCGGGGAACCATCCGGAGGTTCGGATCGGAGAACAAATTCATATCGTCGGGTTCGATAATATAGAGCTGGCTTCGTATACGCAGCCGCGCCTAACCACGATCGATTATTCGAAGCGCAAGTGGGGCGCGTTCGCCGCCGAGCAGTTGATCAAGCTGATTAACGGCGATACGGTGGACCATGAGCGGATCTATGTAACGTTGCTGAAAGGAAATTCAGTCGGCGCGGGGAAGTAA
- a CDS encoding GH36-type glycosyl hydrolase domain-containing protein yields MEAGIDPRKAMDLIRIKAGELTFDFLSSGDLSRAVHQETMLNQVVSSSVEGSLNNLYLRLHHAEGITYEPLVGIRSASRMSARNGRLRWEGTAFGGIAYDVVFTATEHGVWFWDITVDSQGSEAWIDVVYGQDIGLADIGAVRTNEAYMSQYVDHKAFKDEKLGYVLCFRQNQPMKGGAFPYMQHGSLTGAAGYSTDGFQFFGLGYKETNVPEALGKPELANEIYQYEFGYAALQSERTRLEGKARFVFYGLFKANHPSAVDSLAFGAEVRNAWDEAERTKEADLAATSEPIDKVEVAAAIGSPVRTASMTMEEIDAYFPNRHHEEWQDGKLLSFFTDSHEHVVLKEKELLVERPHGHILMSGGNDKMTENVMTTTSYMYGVFNSQLLVGNTNFHKLLTNTRNALNTLKTSGQRIYVELEGTYRLLAMPSLFEIGFNYARWFYKVADDTLIITNYTTVDTPEVRLHLRSANGNAYRYLVTNQVSMNNNEYDLPFHIEKANGMLIFKADRESLCSSVFPALQYRMAVDGADMTVGDESLLVRGVAPGAASLAVLSLGASAEWTMTVQGLLHGEDLPLAERKSDIEIERYRAFFRNVMNGFRLSADGTAEVSAELEKVNALAWWYTHNMLVHYSVPHGLEQYGGAAWGTRDVCQGPTEYFMAMRKYERVAEILKIVYSHQYEDDGNWPQWFMFDRYFFIQQEESHGDIIVWPLKVLGDYLSATNDYGILQERVPYTVRHKGEFTTETATLLEHALKQIAYIKDHFLHDTHLSSYGDGDWDDTLQPANPQLKQYMISSWTVALTYQTIAKFGRAMESVDRGQSSALLELAAAIKEDFNRYMLRHEVIPGFVYMEKPDEAKLMLHPTDTTTGVRYRLLPMTRSMIAELLTTEQAEEHYRIIKERLYCPDGVRLMDRPAPYTGGVSANFKRAEQAANFGREIGLQYVHAHIRYVEAMAKLGKTDEVWHGLLAINPVGLRDVVPNAELRQSNAYFSSSDGRFNTRYEALERFDELREGTVPVKGGWRIYSSGPGIYMNQLIANALGIRQSEGGMVIDPILPEKLNGMHFEFMWDGLPITFVYRIGDAKRIARITINGEEMPLIPSANPYRTGGMQIPGERLKASLNAASNRIEIFM; encoded by the coding sequence ATGGAAGCAGGAATCGATCCGCGTAAGGCGATGGATTTGATCCGGATCAAAGCGGGAGAGCTGACGTTTGATTTTCTGAGCAGCGGGGATCTGTCGAGAGCCGTTCATCAAGAGACGATGCTGAACCAAGTGGTGTCGAGTTCCGTGGAAGGATCGTTGAACAACCTTTATTTACGCCTGCATCATGCAGAAGGCATTACTTATGAGCCGCTGGTCGGCATTCGTTCGGCGAGCCGCATGTCGGCGAGAAACGGACGCTTGCGATGGGAGGGGACGGCGTTCGGCGGCATCGCCTACGACGTCGTGTTCACCGCGACGGAGCATGGCGTCTGGTTCTGGGATATAACGGTGGATTCCCAAGGAAGCGAAGCATGGATCGACGTCGTGTACGGTCAAGATATCGGACTCGCCGACATCGGCGCGGTTCGGACGAACGAAGCCTACATGTCGCAGTATGTCGATCATAAAGCGTTTAAGGACGAGAAGCTAGGGTATGTGCTGTGCTTCCGTCAGAATCAGCCGATGAAGGGCGGCGCCTTCCCTTACATGCAGCACGGCTCGCTTACGGGCGCGGCCGGCTATTCGACGGACGGGTTCCAATTTTTCGGCCTCGGTTATAAGGAAACGAATGTGCCCGAAGCGCTTGGCAAGCCTGAATTGGCGAATGAAATCTACCAGTACGAATTCGGATATGCGGCGCTGCAATCGGAGCGTACCCGCCTCGAGGGGAAGGCGCGCTTCGTATTTTACGGCTTATTCAAAGCGAATCACCCTTCGGCCGTCGATTCGTTGGCGTTCGGCGCGGAGGTTCGGAACGCATGGGATGAGGCCGAGCGTACCAAAGAAGCCGATCTTGCGGCAACCTCCGAGCCTATAGATAAAGTTGAAGTCGCCGCCGCAATCGGTTCCCCGGTGCGTACGGCATCGATGACGATGGAGGAGATCGACGCCTATTTCCCGAATCGCCATCACGAGGAATGGCAGGACGGCAAGCTGCTCTCCTTCTTTACCGACAGCCACGAGCATGTCGTGTTGAAGGAGAAGGAGCTGCTAGTGGAACGTCCGCACGGTCATATCCTCATGTCCGGCGGCAACGACAAGATGACAGAGAACGTCATGACGACGACTTCGTATATGTACGGCGTTTTCAACTCGCAACTGCTAGTCGGCAATACGAACTTCCATAAGCTGCTTACGAATACTCGCAACGCTTTGAATACGCTGAAGACATCGGGTCAGCGCATCTATGTAGAACTGGAAGGAACGTATCGGCTGCTCGCGATGCCTTCGCTGTTCGAGATCGGGTTCAACTATGCCCGTTGGTTTTACAAGGTAGCGGACGATACGCTTATTATTACGAATTATACGACAGTCGATACGCCCGAGGTACGCCTCCACTTGCGTTCGGCGAACGGGAACGCTTATCGGTATCTCGTGACGAACCAGGTGTCGATGAACAACAACGAATACGATCTTCCTTTCCATATAGAGAAAGCGAACGGCATGCTTATTTTTAAAGCGGATCGCGAATCGCTTTGTTCCTCGGTCTTCCCCGCTCTGCAATACCGGATGGCGGTGGACGGAGCGGACATGACGGTAGGCGACGAAAGCTTGTTGGTCCGAGGCGTCGCCCCCGGGGCCGCTTCGCTGGCGGTGCTTTCGCTCGGCGCGAGCGCGGAGTGGACGATGACCGTGCAAGGGCTGCTGCATGGCGAGGATTTGCCGCTCGCGGAACGGAAATCGGATATCGAGATCGAACGCTACCGCGCCTTTTTCCGGAACGTGATGAACGGCTTCCGCTTATCCGCGGATGGAACTGCAGAAGTTTCGGCCGAGTTGGAAAAGGTGAACGCATTAGCTTGGTGGTACACGCACAACATGCTCGTACATTACTCCGTTCCGCACGGATTGGAACAATACGGCGGCGCGGCGTGGGGCACGCGCGACGTCTGCCAAGGGCCGACGGAATATTTCATGGCGATGCGCAAATACGAGCGGGTCGCGGAAATTCTGAAGATCGTCTACTCGCATCAATACGAGGATGACGGGAATTGGCCGCAATGGTTCATGTTCGACCGCTACTTCTTCATCCAGCAGGAGGAGAGTCACGGCGACATTATCGTCTGGCCGCTGAAGGTGCTGGGCGATTACTTGTCCGCAACGAACGATTACGGCATCTTGCAGGAACGCGTTCCATACACCGTGCGCCATAAGGGCGAATTTACGACGGAAACGGCGACGCTGCTCGAGCATGCGTTGAAGCAAATCGCTTATATTAAGGATCACTTCCTGCATGACACGCACTTGTCCTCGTATGGCGACGGCGATTGGGACGATACGCTTCAACCGGCGAATCCGCAGTTGAAGCAGTATATGATCAGCAGCTGGACCGTAGCGCTGACGTATCAGACGATCGCGAAGTTCGGCCGGGCGATGGAGTCCGTAGATAGAGGGCAGTCATCGGCGCTGTTGGAGCTCGCGGCCGCGATCAAAGAAGATTTCAACCGCTATATGCTCCGACATGAAGTGATTCCGGGCTTCGTCTATATGGAGAAGCCGGACGAGGCGAAGCTGATGCTCCACCCTACGGATACGACGACAGGCGTTCGGTACCGACTGCTTCCGATGACGCGCAGCATGATCGCGGAACTGTTGACAACGGAACAGGCAGAGGAGCATTACCGCATTATTAAAGAACGTCTGTATTGTCCGGACGGCGTACGACTCATGGATCGTCCCGCGCCATATACGGGCGGCGTAAGCGCGAACTTCAAGCGAGCGGAGCAGGCGGCGAACTTCGGCCGGGAGATCGGTTTGCAATACGTGCATGCGCATATCCGCTATGTAGAGGCGATGGCGAAGCTGGGCAAAACCGATGAAGTGTGGCATGGCCTGCTCGCGATTAATCCGGTCGGCCTGCGCGATGTCGTACCGAATGCGGAGCTGCGTCAAAGCAATGCGTATTTCAGCAGCTCGGACGGCAGGTTCAATACCCGTTACGAGGCGCTGGAGCGATTCGACGAGCTTCGCGAAGGTACGGTGCCGGTGAAAGGCGGCTGGCGGATTTATTCTAGCGGCCCCGGGATTTACATGAACCAACTGATCGCGAATGCGCTCGGCATTCGCCAATCGGAAGGCGGAATGGTCATCGATCCGATTTTGCCCGAGAAGCTGAACGGCATGCATTTCGAATTCATGTGGGACGGCTTGCCGATCACCTTCGTCTATCGCATCGGCGATGCGAAACGGATCGCGAGAATCACGATCAACGGCGAGGAGATGCCGCTCATCCCGTCGGCCAACCCGTATCGTACGGGCGGCATGCAAATTCCGGGCGAGCGATTGAAAGCGAGCTTGAATGCGGCCTCCAACCGGATCGAAATTTTTATGTAA